The following are from one region of the Mustela lutreola isolate mMusLut2 chromosome 7, mMusLut2.pri, whole genome shotgun sequence genome:
- the ITPKA gene encoding inositol-trisphosphate 3-kinase A, with the protein MTLPGGPTSMARPGGAAPCSPGLERAPRRSVGELRLLFEARCAAVAAAAAAGEPRARGAKRRGGQVPNGLPRAPPAPVIPQLTVTAEEPDVPPASPGPPEPAGGWLPAGGSSHLQQPRRLSTSSLSSTGSSSLPEDSEDDLLSDSESRSRGNVQLEASEDVGQKSHWQKIRTMVNLPVMSPFKRRYAWVQLAGHTGSFKAAGTSGLILKRSSEPERYCLARLMADALRGCVPAFHGVVERDGESYLQLQDLLDGFDGPCVLDCKMGVRTYLEEELTKARERPKLRKDMYKKMLAVDPAAPTEEEHAQRAVTKPRYMQWREGISSSTTLGFRIEGIKKADGSCSTDFKTTRSREQVIRVFEEFVQGDAEVLRRYLNRLQQIRDTLEVSEFFRRHEVIGSSLLFVHDHCHRAGVWLIDFGKTTPLPDGQTLDHRRPWEEGNREDGYLLGLDNLISILASLAER; encoded by the exons ATGACCCTGCCCGGGGGCCCGACGAGCATGGCGCGGCCGGGAGGCGCGGCGCCCTGCAGCCCGGGGCTGGAGCGGGCCCCGCGCCGGAGTGTCGGGGAGCTGCGCCTGCTCTTCGAGGCGCGCTGCGCGGCGgtcgctgccgccgccgccgcagggGAGCCCCGGGCCCGCGGGGCCAAGAGGCGTGGGGGACAAGTCCCTAACGGGCTTCCGCGGGCTCCCCCTGCCCCGGTGATCCCGCAGCTGACTGTGACAGCTGAGGAGCCGGACGTGCCCCCGGCCAGCCCCGGGCCGCCGGAGCCGGCTGGTGGCTGGCTCCCGGCCGGGGGCTCCTCGCACCTGCAGCAGCCGCGCCGCCTCTCCACCTCGTCGCTCTCCTCCACTGGCTCCTCGTCGCTGCCCGAGGACTCAGAGGACGATCTGCTGAGCGACAGCGAGAGCCGAAGCCGCGGCAACGTGCAGCTGGAAGCCAGCGAGGACGTGGGTCAG AAAAGCCACTGGCAGAAGATCCGGACCATGGTGAATCTGCCCGTCATGAGCCCTTTCAAGAGGCGCTACGCCTGGGTGCAGCTGGCTGGGCACACGG GGAGTTTCAAGGCGGCTGGCACCAGCGGGCTGATCCTGAAGCGCAGCTCGGAGCCGGAGCGCTACTGCCTGGCGCGACTCATGGCGGACGCGCTGCGCGGCTGTGTGCCCGCCTTCCACGGCGTGGTGGAGCGCGATGGCGAGAGCTACTTGCAGTTGCAGGACCTGCTCGACGGCTTCGATGGGCCCTGCGTCCTGGACTGCAAGATGGGCGTCAG GACTTACCTGGAAGAGGAGCTGACCAAAGCCCGCGAGCGGCCCAAGCTACGGAAGGACATGTACAAGAAGATGCTGGCGGTAGACCCCGCGGCTCCAACCGAGGAGGAGCACGCGCAGCGCGCGGTCACCAAGCCACGCTACATGCAGTGGCGAGAAGGCATCAGCTCCAGCACCACGCTTGGCTTCCGCATCGAAGGCATCAAG AAAGCCGACGGCTCCTGCAGCACCGACTTTAAGACCACTAGAAGCCGGGAGCAGGTGATTCGCGTCTTCGAGGAGTTTGTGCAAGGGGACGCAGAAGTGCTG AGGAGGTATCTGAACCGCCTGCAGCAGATTCGCGACACCCTGGAGGTCTCTGAGTTCTTTAGGAGGCACGAG GTGATCGGCAGCTCGCTACTCTTCGTGCACGATCACTGCCATCGAGCGGGTGTGTGGCTCATCGACTTCGGCAAGACCACGCCCCTCCCCGACGGCCAGACCCTGGACCACCGGCGACCCTGGGAGGAGGGCAACCGCGAGGACGGCTATTTGCTGGGGCTGGACAATCTCATTAGCATCCTGGCCAGTCTGGCAGAGAGATGA